Proteins found in one Arachis stenosperma cultivar V10309 chromosome 8, arast.V10309.gnm1.PFL2, whole genome shotgun sequence genomic segment:
- the LOC130943291 gene encoding uncharacterized protein LOC130943291 — protein MASAIAAHFCPGRGLTLSCYKRNRFHLHHLRFSSTSLSHAVFSRGYLSTEMFTRPKVHPIICMAKRYAPNTTKRKRLSRKRGGDPDKKRHRRRKGSKKKLFKIIRLVSAAGTGFFYAKKKSRRIHKIDLKKYDPKVKLHVLFTEAK, from the exons ATGGCGTCTGCAATAGCTGCACATTTTTGTCCAGGAAGAGGCTTAACTCTTTCTTGCTACAAAAGAAATCGCTTCCACCTTCATCATCTtcgtttttcttctacttctcTCTCCCATGCTGTCTTCTCCAGAG GTTACTTGTCAACTGAGATGTTTACAAGGCCAAAAGTTCACCCCATTATTTGCATGGCCAAAAGATACGCACCAAACACCACAAAGAGAAAG AGATTGAGTAGAAAGAGGGGAGGTGACCCTGACAAGAAGAGACACAGGAGAAGGAAAGGGTCCAAGAAGAAGCTTTTCAAGATCATCAGGCTTGTCTCAGCAGCTGGGACTGGATTCTTCTATGCCAAGAAGAAGAGCAGGAGGATTCACAAGATTGATCTCAAGAAATATGATCCAAAGGTGAAGCTCCATGTCCTCTTCACAGAAGCCAAATGA
- the LOC130944258 gene encoding pumilio homolog 2-like has protein sequence MLSELGRRPMLGGNEGSFGDDLEKEIGMLLREQRRQEAHDRERELNLYRSGSAPPTVEGSLSAVGGLFGGSSSGGAGAGVGGASAAAAFSEFSRAKNGNGFASEEEMRSDPAYLSYYYSNVNLNPRLPPPLLSKEDWRFSQRLKSGASALGGIGDRRKVNRTDDNGGRSLLATPPGFNLRKQENEVDNEKMGGSSEWGGDGLIGLPGLGLGTKQKSLAEIFQDDMGRSTPVSGFPSRPASRNAYDENADTISAAEAELAHLRRDSSAADVLRPGSNLQGSSCVQNIGSQSSYTYAAALGSSMSRSTTPDPQHLARAPSPCPTPIGGGRVAAAEKRGITSPDAYNGVSTGNESADIVAALSGMNLSADDVLDGDNHFQSQVESEVDNHRRYLFGMQGGQDHGKQHAYFKKSESGHLQKSSYSESVKSSVTGSDINSLAFDRQIDQQKSGVPSNKSYFKGSPTSPFSSSGGMPVQYQPLDGTNPSFTNYSMSGYAGNPALASLMANQLGTANLPPLLENVAAASAMVAPGMDSRILGGGLPSGVPTPADVHSHGRLGNQIAGGALQSPFIDPGYLQYMRTSDYAAAQLAALNDPSMDRNYLGNSYVNMLELQKAYLGTVLSPPKSQYNVPLGGKSGGSNHHGYYGNSPYGVGLSYPGSPLANSLSNSPVGSGSPIRHNDLNMRFASGIRNITGVMGGWHLDAGNVDESIAASLLEEFKSNKTKCFELAEIAGHVVDFSADQYGSRFIQQKLETATTEEKNMVYQEIMPQAVNLMTDVFGNYVVQKFFEHGLASQRRELANKLFGNVLSLSLQMYGCRVIQKAIEVVDLDQKIKMVQELDGNVMRCVRDQNGNHVIQKCIECVPEDAINFIVSTFFGQVVALSTHPYGCRVIQRVLEHCNDPNTQQKVMDEILGAVSMLAQDQYGNYVVQHVLEHGKPDERSAIIKELAGKIVQMSQQKFASNVVEKCLTFGGPSERQLLVNEMLGSTDENEPLQAMMKDQFANYVVQKVLETCDDQQRELILSRIKVHLNALKKYTYGKHIVARVEKLVAAGERRIAAQSPHPAA, from the exons ATGTTATCTGAATTGGGAAGGAGGCCGATGCTTGGTGGTAACGAGGGTTCATTTGGTGATGACTTAGAAAAAGAGATTGGGATGTTGCTTCGTGAACAAAGAAGACAAGAGGCTCATGATCGCGAGAGGGAGCTCAATTTGTACAGGAGTGGATCAGCACCTCCAACTGTTGAGGGTTCTCTGAGTGCTGTTGGAGGGTTATTTGGCGGCAGTAGTAGCGGTGGTGCAGGCGCAGGTGTGGGGGGTGCTTCTGCTGCTGCAGCCTTTTCGGAGTTTTCCAGAGCTAAGAATGGTAATGGTTTTGCTTCCGAGGAAGAGATGAGGTCTGATCCAGCTTATCTATCTTACTACTATTCAAATGTTAATTTGAATCCTCGGCTTCCGCCTCCTTTGCTGTCAAAGGAAGATTGGAGGTTCTCACAGAGGCTAAAGAGTGGAGCTTCTGCTCTGGGCGGAATTGGAGATAGGAGGAAAGTGAACAGGACTGATGATAATGGCGGTAGATCTTTGCTTGCAACACCACCGGGTTTTAACTTAAGGAAACAAGAAAATGAGGTGGATAACGAAAAAATGGGAGGCTCTTCTGAGTGGGGTGGTGATGGACTCATTGGTTTGCCTGGTCTGGGACTTGGGACCAAACAGAAGAGCCTTGCAGAAATTTTTCAG GATGATATGGGACGCAGCACACCTGTTAGTGGCTTTCCTTCTCGTCCAGCCAGCCGTAATGCATACGATGAGAATGCTGATACCATAAGTGCTGCTGAAGCAGAACTTGCTCATTTACGGCGTGATTCTTCTGCCGCTGATGTTTTAAGACCAGGATCAAATCTTCAGGGGTCATCTTGCGTCCAAAATATTGGCTCTCAATCTTCATATACTTATGCTGCTGCACTAGGTTCTTCCATGTCACGAAGTACTACTCCTGATCCGCAGCATCTAGCTAGGGCTCCCAGTCCATGCCCCACGCCTATCGGTGGCGGGAGAGTTGCCGCTGCTGAGAAGAGAGGCATTACAAGTCCTGATGCATATAATGGTGTTTCCACTGGGAATGAGTCTGCTGATATTGTGGCTGCACTATCCGGCATGAACTTGTCAGCAGATGATGTGCTAGATGGTGATAACCATTTCCAATCACAAGTTGAGTCAGAGGTTGATAATCATCGGAGATATCTTTTCGGTATGCAAGGTGGCCAGGATCATGGCAAGCAGCATGCATATTTTAAAAAGTCTGAATCCGGGCACTTGCAGAAATCATCCTATTCTGAGTCAGTTAAGAGCAGTGTGACTGGATCAGACATCAACAGTCTGGCCTTTGATAGGCAAATTGATCAACAGAAATCTGGTGTTCCTTCCAATAAGTCATATTTCAAGGGATCACCTACTTCCCCTTTTAGTTCTAGTGGTGGTATGCCAGTTCAATACCAGCCCTTGGATGGTACAAATCCATCATTTACCAACTACAGCATGAGTGGGTATGCTGGAAATCCTGCACTGGCTTCCTTGATGGCTAATCAACTTGGAACTGCTAATCTGCCACCCCTTCTTGAAAACGTTGCTGCAGCTTCAGCAATGGTAGCCCCTGGAATGGACTCTAGAATTCTTGGAGGTGGTTTGCCTTCTGGAGTTCCCACCCCAGCTGATGTGCATAGTCATGGTCGGCTTGGAAATCAAATTGCGGGTGGTGCTCTGCAGTCTCCTTTCATTGATCCCGGGTATCTTCAGTACATGAGGACATCTGATTATGCGGCAGCACAACTTGCTGCTCTCAATGACCCCTCTATGGACAGGAACTACTTAGGTAACTCTTATGTGAATATGCTTGAGCTTCAGAAAGCTTATCTTGGGACGGTGCTTTCTCCACCGAAGTCGCAATATAATGTTCCACTGGGTGGCAAGTCTGGTGGTTCTAATCATCATGGTTATTATGGAAATTCTCCATATGGTGTCGGCTTGTCTTACCCTGGAAGTCCACTAGCAAATTCTTTATCCAATTCTCCTGTTGGATCTGGCAGTCCTATTAGACACAATGACCTAAATATGCGCTTTGCATCTGGAATAAGGAATATAACTGGGGTCATGGGAGGTTGGCATCTGGATGCTGGAAACGTGGATGAAAGCATTGCTGCTTCTCTGTTGGAAGAGTTTAAAAGCAATAAAACCAAGTGTTTTGAGCTTGCTGAAATTGCTGGTCATGTCGTCGACTTCAG TGCTGATCAATATGGGAGCCGATTTATTCAACAAAAGCTTGAAACAGCTACTACAGAAGAAAAAAACATGGTGTATCAGGAAATCATGCCACAAGCTGTTAATTTGATGACTGATGTCTTTGGTAACTATGTTGTTCAAAAG TTTTTTGAGCATGGACTTGCATCCCAGAGAAGAGAATTGGCCAACAAGCTTTTTGGTAATGTTCTGAGTCTCAGCCTTCAAATGTATGGTTGTCGGGTCATCCAAAAG GCTATAGAGGTTGTTGATTTAgaccaaaagataaaaatggTTCAAGAGCTTGATGGTAATGTCATGCGCTGTGTTCGAGATCAAAATGGTAATCATGTCATTCAGAAGTGTATAGAATGTGTCCCTGAGGATGCAATCAACTTTATTGTCTCAACCTTTTTTGGTCAAGTTGTGGCATTATCAACCCACCCATATGGCTGCCGGGTGATACAG AGAGTACTGGAGCACTGCAATGACCCTAATACACAACAGAAAGTCATGGATGAGATTTTAGGTGCTGTTAGCATGTTAGCGCAAGATCAGTATGGAAACTACGTCGTCCag CATGTACTAGAACATGGGAAGCCTGATGAGCGTTCAGCCATTATCAAAGAATTAGCAGGCAAGATAGTTCAAATGAGTCAACagaagtttgcctcaaacgttgttGAGAAGTGTTTGACCTTTGGAGGTCCTTCTGAACGCCAATTACTTGTGAATGAGATGCTTGGATCAACAGATGAAAATGAGCCTCTTCAG GCAATGATGAAAGATCAATTTGCAAATTATGTCGTGCAAAAGGTGCTCGAGACTTGCGATGACCAACAGCGTGAGCTAATCCTTTCGCGAATTAAAGTCCATTTAAATGCACTGAAGAAGTACACCTACGGAAAGCATATTGTTGCCCGTGTAGAGAAACTTGTTGCCGCCGGAG AAAGGAGAATTGCTGCACAGTCTCCTCATCCTGCTGCTTAG